Within Primulina tabacum isolate GXHZ01 chromosome 5, ASM2559414v2, whole genome shotgun sequence, the genomic segment ATCCACGTATCATTTGAGCAGCTATTACTTTTTGCCTGTGCTATCTTTCTTTAGATGCAAGAAATTTGTTATGAATTGTGAATCTTGTGACATTCATATACACGAGTGTTACGCGGTATTTTTATGGCACAACATATTTCACGATTTTTCGCCCCTCTCGATGATGCTTTCGTGAATCAGATATTTTTTTGGGCTAAATCACCAGGTTCGAGACCAAACTCTGAGCAGAATTAAAAGTAACATAGAGCTCATGGTAGCTACTAGTGGTGGCAAAAAGGTGGTGGTTGTACCACATTCAATGGGGGTTCTATATTTCTTGCATTTCATGAAATGGGTGGAGGCACCGGCGCCGatgggtggtggtggtggacCAAATTGGTGTGCTGAGCATATAAAGGCTGTAATGAACATCGGAGGGCCTTTCCTGGGTGTTCCTAAAGCAGTTACAGGATTGTTCTCTGCAGAAGCTAAGGATATTGCGATTGCAAGGTTTGATGTTGAACATAATTGAGTGATTGGATATAGTCCATATTTGTAACTTTATTCATCTCTCTCGCTCAAATAGCTTTTCTttccttaaaaaaataattattgttaCCAGGATGCCTCTCCTTTTTAGTCTTATATAATTTATCATCTAAAAGAGCATCAGTATGCTCAAACCAAGGACGAAAGTGCACCAAGCTCTAATTTGCAATATTTCATCATACTGTCCAAAATTGTCAGGTGTCATCAGTATTTTATGCAGTTCATGCCAATAAAGGAGCAGATTGTGGCTTCCTAGCTAGATTTTATTTGAGTTCAGATATTGTCTCTCTTTTCTTTTTGGAGTTTTATGGAAAAAAAGATACTAATATTTTATGGTCTTTAAATTTGCCGCTAGAAGAGCTTATCAGATGGGAGGGAGGGAGGGAGGGAGAGTGAGTGAGATTTAATCAACTGTATTCCATGTGATTGCTCTCCAGCTAATTTGGAATAGGATTTGTGTGTATTTAGATTTCGATGTTTATCTTTTCTTTTGCTTATGCAGGGCTATAGCACCAGGTGTTTTGGACATGGATGTATTTGGATTCCAAACGTTACAGCATGTGATGCGAATGACTCGTACTTGGGACTCAACTATGTCGATGATACCAAAAGGCGGAGACACTATCTGGGGTGGTTTTGATTGGTCTCCAGAAGAAGGTCATGACTGTAGTTTGAAGAAAAAGAATGACAACGGCCAAACAACAGCTAACAACAGAACTGAGGATTTAGCCAATTCTTTTCACGCCAAGTATGGAAGAATAATATCATTTGGAAAGGATGTGTCTAATTTACATTCATCAGAAATTGAGCGAGTTGATTTTAGGGTAATGTTTCAACTACCATTTATTGACCAGTCTGAGAATTCAGAAtatatttgtattgatttatgtagcAATTTCCCCCCTCACATTTTTCTATGCGAAATCATGTGTAAAAGGCAATTTTACCAATCATTTTCTTCAAACCATCCATACCTGATCCTATTTTCTCCTCGTATTCTAGATGATTTGTTGCTTATATGTCTATATCTTTGTCAAATGGTCTTCCTCGATTACTCCTGTGTTAGAGTTTTAATACCTAATCGTGATCTGCATTTTCTGATAGACTTTTGCTTTAATCTTTCAGTGTCCGTTTCTCTGTTTAATAATGCCAGCATTCATCATATATACTCATCAGTGACTTGTTATTATGAATAAAGATTCAATATTTAGGGCTGATGTGTTCCTAAATGTCACCCACCCTGCAGATGCTGACCTTATACCTTAATAATTCAATGGTGAATTTCCATTATCTGAGttgttttctttcttcttaATTCATTTTTAAGTTGTCTGATCTCTAGGATGCTATGAAGGGGAAGAATCTGGCTAACACTACCTGCCGTGACGTGTGGACAGAATACCATGATATGGGCATTGGTGGTGTCAAAGCTATAGCTGACTATAAAGTCTACACTGCAGATTCGATCTTGGATATGCTTCAATTTGTTGCACCTAAGATGATGAAGCGTGGCAGTGCTCATTTTTCCTATGGAGTAGCTGATGATCTAgatgacaaaagatatgatcaTTACAAGTACTGGTCAAATCCTTTAGAAACAAAGTAAGCCTCTGACTCGACATATAATTGTATCTGTGTTGTTATTCCTTCCTTCACCCCCCACTGCCACTCCTGCCTACCAGCCTCTCCCAAGAATCATATAAATCCTGGTGAATGGACATTTTTCATTTGCCATATATATGTGACTCCATATGACTCCATTTCTTCAGGAAGGGTGATGTGTGTTCCCTTTCTTAACTATCAATGATTCTCAAGGACAAGTTCAATGCCCCgaggaaatatgaaaatttaataattacccACCATATTTAGTAAAGCAGTAGTCTTGTTCCAATTTTGTGTCGCCTACAAAGATTGGTTTGATTAAATCCACAGTTCTGGTCTTTACTGTCTCATTCTCTGATGCAGATTACCAAATGCCCCAAACATGGAAATCTTTTCAATGTATGGAGTAGGGATCCCTACAGAAAGAGCATATGTGTACAAGCTCAGTCCTGCTGCTGAGTGTTATATTCCTTTTCAAATTGACACCGCAGCAGAGGGTGGAGACAAAGGCCCTTGTCTGAAAGGAGGGGTATATTCAGTCAATGGAGATGAAACAGTCCCAATTCTTAGTGCTGGCTTCATGTGTGCTAAAGGTTGGCGAGGAAAGACTAGATTCAATCCCTCTGGCATCCGTACATTTGTAAGGGAGTACAATCATGCCCCTCCCTCAACTCTTTTAGAGGGCAGAGGAACACAAAGTGGTGCTCATGTCGACATAATGGGAAACTTTGCCTTAATTGAAGATATCATAAAGGTAGCAGCAGGTGCCACAGGAGAAGATATAGGAGGAGATCAAGTACATTCTGATATTTTCAAATGGTCAGAAAGGATTAAGCTAAAGCTTTAAGAGTGTACTTTTTTAAGGTGTGTTGTTTCTTCTCTTTATCATTTTTATCCCATTGCTATTTTTTAAGCTTTTACCCACCTTAATTGTGGTTCAATTTGGCTTTCAAATGATTCTCTTGGCTCCATGGCATGATGGATTCCTCGTAGGAGGTAAAAACGACAGTATTGACTTGTCTACATGCTGCAGCTACCCCTGTAGACTGCAAGTTTATATCTGTTGTAGGGCAACAACTTTGTTTTCCTATCTAATTAAGTGGTAAAACatcgaaaatatgatatttaaattgcattGTTAGCACATCTGTAACTTTTGATGTGACAGTAAGTATTCAGTCCTAGAAAAGATTTtacataaatttgtgctcactTACATGATCGTCACACGGTGAGCATCCCTTTCCAATCCAGTTCTCAACCCTGAGTTTCACACATTTATTGGCTTCAGTATCATTTCATAGTAGAtgcttcattttcttctttaaAAGACAGATGTTTGAATCAACATTTACTTCTGTTCACGCAGAATCTTGGGCGCAACTTGGAATGAAAAGTTCGTTCTCTTTTCCAGGCTCGGTCACGTTCACTCCTACCATGGCAGCCAATACTACGACAAAATAGCCCCCTATACAATATTACAAAACAAGAAAGTGCTTAAAATGGCCCCAAGGATTCTGCGCTGACGGCCATTGTACAAGTATAGCTATAACTGGAAGCATGGATATTGGCATCAAAGTTTTGCACTTCTTTCATTCTTGTATGTGCTCGCTCGCCTTTTACATCATCAGAAATTTTGTGCATTTTTTAATGTTccgatataaattttatttatatttttctttctaTTCGTATACTTTTATCACCGGTTATTATGTCCTTTATGCTAGCAGAAGGGTATTGCTACCCTTGATTCATGTCTCTTTTATTAAAAGGCTAATTAgaatatatttgtataatgCTTGTACATTACATAGTTAGAAAATGACATCCCTCgactaatttttaaaatatatgtttttttaaaatttataaatgttttctttctgtcatttcaaatttatgacTTTTCTATATTTGTTTAATTCCATTTAATGCGATAAAGATAAGTGTTAATTGAACGAGCCTGAAATATAATCTTAAATTAATTTCTCTTGGGTGGCATGTGATGCATGCATTTAACTAAAAAAAGTATCTACATTAAaacttttttatatatataatttacatattatattaaaattaaaatggtagagtttattatatatatacacgtatatgtcaacaagtaatgtGTGCAtgcatattaaaattttttatgttaaataatgTGTATGTGAAAGAGTACAGTAAAAtagaaaagtttaaaaatatttttgaactaTTTGTGTCGATATTTTAAGAGGTTATGTAAATGTgaagataaaaatatatttttataatttaatatcaTTTCCTATTTATATTTAGTAAAACATAGAATTATTTATTAGATAATCATAAGAAACATAAGTAGAATTCTAGATGGAAATAGCAGCAATGTTAAGATGGAGCATCTGGAAGAAGAGAAACGAAGTTGTGTGAAATCGAAAGAGTATTTCCCAGAGACGTGATTGTTCGATACGCCATGCACCTCGCGCTTGATCTACGGAATACAACTAATGAACTCCAGCCGATCAGAGTAATGTATCTTCGCCTGAATCGCAAAGGCAATGGAGAAAACCCCTGAAAGGCTCCGTTGATGCAGCTATTTTTGGTACGTACGTAGGATATGGATGCCTGCTCAAAGACTCACAAGGGTCGGTAATAACTGCGATGTACGGATCATTCA encodes:
- the LOC142546048 gene encoding phospholipid:diacylglycerol acyltransferase 1-like, yielding MPTLRRRKGSAGDNKPQNSKPGLNEDKERKGGDSEQRSNFDVNLNSNLNCGSNNSSAEKSRRRWSCVDSCCWFIGCICSMWWFLLFLYNAMPASFPQYVTEAITGPLPDPPGVKLAKDGLRAKHPVIFVPGIVTGGLELWEGHACAEGLFRKRLWGGTFGEVYKRPLCWVEHMSLDNETGLDPPGIKIRPVSGLVAADYFAPGYFVWAVLIANLARIGYEDKNMYMAAYDWRISFQNTEVRDQTLSRIKSNIELMVATSGGKKVVVVPHSMGVLYFLHFMKWVEAPAPMGGGGGPNWCAEHIKAVMNIGGPFLGVPKAVTGLFSAEAKDIAIARAIAPGVLDMDVFGFQTLQHVMRMTRTWDSTMSMIPKGGDTIWGGFDWSPEEGHDCSLKKKNDNGQTTANNRTEDLANSFHAKYGRIISFGKDVSNLHSSEIERVDFRDAMKGKNLANTTCRDVWTEYHDMGIGGVKAIADYKVYTADSILDMLQFVAPKMMKRGSAHFSYGVADDLDDKRYDHYKYWSNPLETKLPNAPNMEIFSMYGVGIPTERAYVYKLSPAAECYIPFQIDTAAEGGDKGPCLKGGVYSVNGDETVPILSAGFMCAKGWRGKTRFNPSGIRTFVREYNHAPPSTLLEGRGTQSGAHVDIMGNFALIEDIIKVAAGATGEDIGGDQVHSDIFKWSERIKLKL